The proteins below come from a single Zea mays cultivar B73 chromosome 8, Zm-B73-REFERENCE-NAM-5.0, whole genome shotgun sequence genomic window:
- the LOC103635880 gene encoding protein MLN51 homolog isoform X1, whose protein sequence is MADKEKLESEEEYESDLDDAPLSALRRRDAASDDEDEDEDGGMPLRRRKAGSDADSDGQGAAEVYDEDGAYEESEEYEEYEYGGFKAGGGGVRGVAVEAVAGAGHEEGEAGDGEAEKAGEAAPGGEEEDKKGNEPYSVPTTGAFYMHDDRFQEGRGRGRGRQRRMVNSRRLWSPKDEQAWVHDRFDEMDLHDFHGDNPKRKQGGVFRGRGGGQGGRTRGISRGNFRGSRTRTYYHDGSKNYSYVPKESHAYRDNTKNAHHSSHINGKNRVPKPSRDHYDGAKSYDIVPNESHIYHGDAKSQKNAPRVVRGRGSKRYQPRLKSTSDVSSVQNTKSQSLEGTSSNANLVKDEAQGPNSRLEQVLPIKQTVASNLNSASPPFYPARSSSQEFAVGQGENTQELSTNLVRGKAFVPSGHVEAAINGMNRPALLPPASSSNGPFPVATNQVNRDYGHPAHPIVQQNPVQPPTRSAPRMPAQMFGATFSNGSKISPAQPTSTILDDDAEISSPSGSNKYDSRLTVKGQPDDQGEERASFLYGGARVLGATSAMGITLGDQNFHGTPALLPVMQFGGQRPVGRGVPSIGMALPGFVSQQQLGINNSEMTWLPILTGASGALGAPYGSPYIAVDGSYYSRPPEQPSSSVSNRESSANNASSLKSQEITEVAGDARTQHQNKPRRYSEMNFGQ, encoded by the exons ATGGCCGACAAGGAGAAGTTGGAGTCTGAAGAGGAGTACGAGAGCGACCTCGACGACGCACCCCTCTCCGCGTTGCGGCGCCGGGACGCTGCGAGCGATGACGAGGACGAGGATGAGGACGGAGGGATGCCCTTGAGGCGGAGGAAGGCTGGATCCGACGCAGATTCCGACGGGCAGGGCGCCGCCGAGGTGTACGACGAGGATGGCGCGTACGAAGAAAGCGAGGAGTACGAGGAATACGAGTACGGGGGGTTCAAAGCAGGGGGCGGCGGAGTGCGCGGGGTGGCTGTCGAGGCGGTTGCCGGTGCGGGCCATGAGGAAGGCGAGGCGGGGGATGGGGAAGCTGAAAAGGCGGGTGAGGCAGCGCCAGGAGGCGAAGAGGAGGACAAGAAGGGGAACGAACCCTACTCCGTTCCGACGACCGGCGCCTTCTACATGCACGACGACCGCTTCCAGGAgggccgggggcgggggcgggggcgccaAAG GAGAATGGTGAACAGTAGAAGGTTATGGAGTCCTAAAGATGAGCAAGCCTGGGTTCATGACAGATTTGATGAGATGGACCTGCATGATTTTCATGGTGACAAT CCAAAAAGAAAGCAGGGAGGTGTCTTTAGAGGACGTGGTGGTGGACAAGGTGGTAGAACTCGTGGTATTAGCCGTGGTAACTTCAGAGGCAGCAGAACTCGAACATACTATCATGATGGTAGCAAGAACTACAGCTATGTTCCAAAGGAATCTCATGCATACCGTGATAACACCAAGAATGCCCATCATTCTTCACACATTAATGGAAAGAATAGAGTTCCAAAACCATCTCGTGACCACTATGATGGTGCTAAAAGTTATGACATTGTCCCAAATGAATCTCACATTTACCATGGTGATGCTAAGAGCCAAAAAAATGCACCAAGAGTAGTTCGAGGGAGAGGCTCCAAGCGTTACCAACCACGCTTGAAAAGCACCTCTGATGTATCTTCAGTGCAAAATACCAA ATCTCAGAGTCTTGAAGGCACTTCGTCAAATGCAAACTTGGTAAAAGATGAAGCTCAAGGACCAAATTCACGACTTGAGCAAGTCCTTCCTATTAAGCAGACTGTTGCATCAAACTTGAATTCAGCTTCGCCACCATTTTATCCTGCGAGGTCATCCAGTCAAGAGTTTGCAGTTGGTCAAGGAGAGAATACACAAGAACTTAGTACTAACCTAGTAAGAGGAAAGGCTTTTGTGCCATCGGGGCATGTTGAAGCTGCTATAAATGGCATGAATAGACCTGCACTGCTTCCACCTGCATCGTCATCAAATGGTCCATTTCCTGTAGCCACTAATCAAGTCAATAGAGATTATGGCCATCCTGCACATCCAATTGTTCAACAAAACCCAGTTCAACCCCCTACACGATCTGCACCCAGGATGCCTGCCCAGATGTTTGGTGCAACATTCAGCAATGGCAGTAAAATATCACCTGCACAACCTACATCAACTATTTTAGATGATGACGCTGAAATTTCTTCACCTAGTGGATCAAACAAATATGATTCTCGGTTAACAGTTAAAGGACAACCTGATGACCAAGGAGAAGAGCGAGCTTCGTTTCTCTATGGTGGGGCTCGTGTTCTTGGGGCTACAAGCGCAATGGGAATCACACTTGGTGATCAAAATTTTCATGGTACCCCAGCATTGCTGCCAG TTATGCAGTTTGGAGGTCAGCGACCAGTTGGACGTGgtgttccttcaattggtatggcTCTGCCAGGATTTGTGTCTCAACAGCAACTTGGTATCAATAATTCTGAGATGACTTG GCTACCAATATTGACTGGTGCCTCTGGAGCTCTAGGAGCACCTTATGGTTCACCTTATATAGCCGTCGATGGAAGTTATTACTCTCGACCGCCTGAACAACCATCTTCATCAGTTTCTAATAG AGAATCTAGTGCAAATAATgcttcttctctgaagtcccaagAAATTACAG AGGTTGCAGGCGACGCAAGAACTCAACACCAAAATAAACCTCGTCG ATACTCGGAGATGAACTTTGGCCAGTGA
- the LOC103635880 gene encoding protein MLN51 homolog isoform X2 — translation MADKEKLESEEEYESDLDDAPLSALRRRDAASDDEDEDEDGGMPLRRRKAGSDADSDGQGAAEVYDEDGAYEESEEYEEYEYGGFKAGGGGVRGVAVEAVAGAGHEEGEAGDGEAEKAGEAAPGGEEEDKKGNEPYSVPTTGAFYMHDDRFQEGRGRGRGRQRRMVNSRRLWSPKDEQAWVHDRFDEMDLHDFHGDNPKRKQGGVFRGRGGGQGGRTRGISRGNFRGSRTRTYYHDGSKNYSYVPKESHAYRDNTKNAHHSSHINGKNRVPKPSRDHYDGAKSYDIVPNESHIYHGDAKSQKNAPRVVRGRGSKRYQPRLKSTSDVSSVQNTKSQSLEGTSSNANLVKDEAQGPNSRLEQVLPIKQTVASNLNSASPPFYPARSSSQEFAVGQGENTQELSTNLVRGKAFVPSGHVEAAINGMNRPALLPPASSSNGPFPVATNQVNRDYGHPAHPIVQQNPVQPPTRSAPRMPAQMFGATFSNGSKISPAQPTSTILDDDAEISSPSGSNKYDSRLTVKGQPDDQGEERASFLYGGARVLGATSAMGITLGDQNFHGTPALLPGLYHGSVKHEFNNMLCEAYQRNKLL, via the exons ATGGCCGACAAGGAGAAGTTGGAGTCTGAAGAGGAGTACGAGAGCGACCTCGACGACGCACCCCTCTCCGCGTTGCGGCGCCGGGACGCTGCGAGCGATGACGAGGACGAGGATGAGGACGGAGGGATGCCCTTGAGGCGGAGGAAGGCTGGATCCGACGCAGATTCCGACGGGCAGGGCGCCGCCGAGGTGTACGACGAGGATGGCGCGTACGAAGAAAGCGAGGAGTACGAGGAATACGAGTACGGGGGGTTCAAAGCAGGGGGCGGCGGAGTGCGCGGGGTGGCTGTCGAGGCGGTTGCCGGTGCGGGCCATGAGGAAGGCGAGGCGGGGGATGGGGAAGCTGAAAAGGCGGGTGAGGCAGCGCCAGGAGGCGAAGAGGAGGACAAGAAGGGGAACGAACCCTACTCCGTTCCGACGACCGGCGCCTTCTACATGCACGACGACCGCTTCCAGGAgggccgggggcgggggcgggggcgccaAAG GAGAATGGTGAACAGTAGAAGGTTATGGAGTCCTAAAGATGAGCAAGCCTGGGTTCATGACAGATTTGATGAGATGGACCTGCATGATTTTCATGGTGACAAT CCAAAAAGAAAGCAGGGAGGTGTCTTTAGAGGACGTGGTGGTGGACAAGGTGGTAGAACTCGTGGTATTAGCCGTGGTAACTTCAGAGGCAGCAGAACTCGAACATACTATCATGATGGTAGCAAGAACTACAGCTATGTTCCAAAGGAATCTCATGCATACCGTGATAACACCAAGAATGCCCATCATTCTTCACACATTAATGGAAAGAATAGAGTTCCAAAACCATCTCGTGACCACTATGATGGTGCTAAAAGTTATGACATTGTCCCAAATGAATCTCACATTTACCATGGTGATGCTAAGAGCCAAAAAAATGCACCAAGAGTAGTTCGAGGGAGAGGCTCCAAGCGTTACCAACCACGCTTGAAAAGCACCTCTGATGTATCTTCAGTGCAAAATACCAA ATCTCAGAGTCTTGAAGGCACTTCGTCAAATGCAAACTTGGTAAAAGATGAAGCTCAAGGACCAAATTCACGACTTGAGCAAGTCCTTCCTATTAAGCAGACTGTTGCATCAAACTTGAATTCAGCTTCGCCACCATTTTATCCTGCGAGGTCATCCAGTCAAGAGTTTGCAGTTGGTCAAGGAGAGAATACACAAGAACTTAGTACTAACCTAGTAAGAGGAAAGGCTTTTGTGCCATCGGGGCATGTTGAAGCTGCTATAAATGGCATGAATAGACCTGCACTGCTTCCACCTGCATCGTCATCAAATGGTCCATTTCCTGTAGCCACTAATCAAGTCAATAGAGATTATGGCCATCCTGCACATCCAATTGTTCAACAAAACCCAGTTCAACCCCCTACACGATCTGCACCCAGGATGCCTGCCCAGATGTTTGGTGCAACATTCAGCAATGGCAGTAAAATATCACCTGCACAACCTACATCAACTATTTTAGATGATGACGCTGAAATTTCTTCACCTAGTGGATCAAACAAATATGATTCTCGGTTAACAGTTAAAGGACAACCTGATGACCAAGGAGAAGAGCGAGCTTCGTTTCTCTATGGTGGGGCTCGTGTTCTTGGGGCTACAAGCGCAATGGGAATCACACTTGGTGATCAAAATTTTCATGGTACCCCAGCATTGCTGCCAGGTTTGTATCATGGCTCAGTAAAACATGAGTTCAATAACATGCTCTGTGAAGCGTATCAAAGAAATAAACTACTTTGA